The sequence GCTCCGCGACCACGGCACAGATCTTCGTCGTGCCGACGTCGAGCCCTACGATCAGCTCATCGTGTTTCGCCATTTCCACCCCCTGTCGCTTTCGGAAAGCCCCGCAGCACCGGATTGCCCCGGAACCGCAGATCCACTTCGCGCGCGCCCGTGCTCTCGACCAGGCCGGAGCCCGCGAGCTGCGTCCAATCCGCGAGCCCAGCGTCCTGATCCCGCCCGAGCACGAGCACCGTCGGCCGGCCAACCGCGCGCACGCGCACCGCTCGCGACCGAGGTGCATCCACCGTCGCGAGCTCCACGCCGCGCGCGCGCGCCGCGGCGATCACGGGCAGCGCGCGGCGCGCCTCGCCCGAGACCTGCGGCAGCAGGTCTGCCTCGCCGGCCTCGAGCGGGAAGCGCGCCCCGTCCTCCGCGAGCCCGAGGCCGGAGGTCATGTCGAGCGCGACCGGCACGCGCTCGGAGATCCCGATCACGAGCCGGCCCGGCAGCAGCCGCGCGACCCGCACGCGCGCGATCCGCGGATGCGCGGCCAGCGCGCTCGCCACGGCGTCGGGATCGACGTCGACGAGCGGCGTGCCGGCGGGAATTCCGACCGAGCGCCACAGCGCTTCGGGGTCGAGCGACGAGGCGCCCACGAAGTCGATCTGGCGCAGCGCGAAGCGCTCGGCCCGGAGCGCGTCGCGCAGCGCGCCGAGCTCGAGGAAGCCATGGTGCTTCGCCCAGAGCCCGACGAAGGCGACCGCCACGAGCGCGAGCGCGATCGCGAGCGGTCGGGGCAGTGAGTCCGAGTCACGCCGTCGCGTCATGAGTCCTCTCCGCAGATCCGGACCTCTGTCTCGAGCTGGACGCCGAAGCGCGCCCCCACCGTCTCTCGGGCCCGCTCGATCAGCCGCAGCACCTCCGCCGCGCTCGCGCCGCCGCGGTTCACGATGAAGTTCGCGTGCAGCTCCGAGATCTGCGCCGCGCCTTCGCACGCGCCCTTCAACCCCGCGGCCTCGATCAGCCGGCCGGCGAAGTCGCCGGGCGGGTTCTCGAATACCGACCCGCAGGAAGGCTGGTCGATCGGCTGCGTCGCGCGGCGCTGCGCCAGGAGGGTCCTCTGGCGCTCGCGGATCTCGACGGGATCGCCGGGCTGCGTGTGGAACGTCGCCGACAGGACGACCGCACCGGGCGGCAGCTCGGTCGCGCGGTAGCGGAACACCAGCTCGTCGCGATCTCGCACGACGATCGCGGAGCCTTCGGGCTCGTAGAGCTCGATGCAGGCCACGACGTCCTTCATCTCCCGGCCTCGGATTCCGGCGTTCATCGCGATCCAACCCCCGACGCTTCCGGGAATGCCGACGCCGAACTCGAGACCCGCGCGCGCGTGCTCGGCGCAGAAGCGAGTGACCTGGGTGTGGCTCGCGCCGGCCTCGGCGCGGACCCGTCCGTCTTCCTCGAGCTCGATCCCGCGCAGGCCGGCGAGGCGCACGACCACGCCGCGCAAGCCGCCGTCGCGAACCAGAAGGTTGAAGCCGCCGCCGAGGATCGAGCACGGAAGGGAGCGCGAGCGACACAGCTCGAGCAGGCGCACGAGCTGCTCCCGCGTGTCGATGCGAACCAGCGCGTCCGCGGGGCCGCCCACGCGAAGCGAGGTCCAGAGCGAGAGCGGCTCGTCCGCGGCGACACGCCCGGGCAGAAGCGCTTCGAGCTCGGCTCGGATCTTCGGGTCAAGCGACAGGGCCCCCTCCGTCTGGCGCCAGGAATTCGCCGGCGAGCCGGCCGATGTCGCCGGCGCCCATGAAGAAGACGAGATCGCCCGGCCGCGTGAGCTCGCGCAGTCGCGGCACGATCCGCGCGCGCTCGGCCACGAACTCGACCGAGCGATGGCCGCAGGCGCGCACCGCCTCGGCCAGGGCCGCGGCCGAGACGCCGGGGATCTTCTCCTCGCCCGCGGCGTAGATCTCGGTCAGGAGCACGACGTCGGCGTCGTGGAAGGCGCGCGCGAGATCGTCGAAGACGTCGCGCGTTCGCGTGTAGCGATGCGGCTGGAACGCGACCACCACGCGGCGGCCCAGGCCCGCGTGCGCCGCGGCGAGCGCGGCGCGGATCTTCGCGGGATGGTGCGAGTAGTCGTCGATCACCATCATTGCGTCGCGCTCGCCGCGGATCTCGAAGCGGCGCTCGACACCGCGGAACTCCGCGAGCGCCTCGGCGATGCGCGGCACGGGGACGTCGAACTCGAGCCCGACGGTGAGCGCCGCCAGCGCGTTCTGCACGTTGTGCCGGCCGGGAACGCGCAGCGTGAACGGGCCGAGCGCCGTGCCGCGCGCGCGCGCCTCGAAGCGCATGCCGAGACCGGCCGTCTCCACGCGCTCGGCGCAGACGTCGGCCTGCGGCGAGAGGCCGTAGGTCCAGACGCGGCGCGTGACCTGCGGCAGGAGCGTCTGCACGTGCGGGTCGTCGATGCAGAGCACGGCCGCGCCGTAGAACGGCACGCGATTGGCGAACTCGACGAACGCCGCGTGCAGGTTCTCGAAGCTGCCGTAGTAGTCGACGTGGTCGCGATCGATGTTCGTGATCACGACCACCGTCGGCACCAGGCGCAGGAACGAGCCGTCGCTCTCGTCCGCCTCCGCGACCAGCACCTCCCCCGCGCCCAGGCGTGAGTTGGCGTCGAGGCTGATCACGCGACCGCCGACGATCGTGGTCGGATCGA is a genomic window of Deltaproteobacteria bacterium containing:
- a CDS encoding UDP-N-acetylmuramate--L-alanine ligase; this encodes MRRRVQRVHFVGIGGVGMSGIAEILNTQGYSVSGSDLRESAATQRMRGLGIRIAIGHDAVLVQGADVVVYSSAVPRQNPELRAAEAAGVPVIPRAEMLAELMRMKYGVAIGGSAGKTTTTSMTAEVLAAGGLDPTTIVGGRVISLDANSRLGAGEVLVAEADESDGSFLRLVPTVVVITNIDRDHVDYYGSFENLHAAFVEFANRVPFYGAAVLCIDDPHVQTLLPQVTRRVWTYGLSPQADVCAERVETAGLGMRFEARARGTALGPFTLRVPGRHNVQNALAALTVGLEFDVPVPRIAEALAEFRGVERRFEIRGERDAMMVIDDYSHHPAKIRAALAAAHAGLGRRVVVAFQPHRYTRTRDVFDDLARAFHDADVVLLTEIYAAGEEKIPGVSAAALAEAVRACGHRSVEFVAERARIVPRLRELTRPGDLVFFMGAGDIGRLAGEFLAPDGGGPVA
- the murB gene encoding UDP-N-acetylmuramate dehydrogenase translates to MSSSSWAPATSAGSPANSWRQTEGALSLDPKIRAELEALLPGRVAADEPLSLWTSLRVGGPADALVRIDTREQLVRLLELCRSRSLPCSILGGGFNLLVRDGGLRGVVVRLAGLRGIELEEDGRVRAEAGASHTQVTRFCAEHARAGLEFGVGIPGSVGGWIAMNAGIRGREMKDVVACIELYEPEGSAIVVRDRDELVFRYRATELPPGAVVLSATFHTQPGDPVEIRERQRTLLAQRRATQPIDQPSCGSVFENPPGDFAGRLIEAAGLKGACEGAAQISELHANFIVNRGGASAAEVLRLIERARETVGARFGVQLETEVRICGEDS
- a CDS encoding FtsQ-type POTRA domain-containing protein, coding for MTRRRDSDSLPRPLAIALALVAVAFVGLWAKHHGFLELGALRDALRAERFALRQIDFVGASSLDPEALWRSVGIPAGTPLVDVDPDAVASALAAHPRIARVRVARLLPGRLVIGISERVPVALDMTSGLGLAEDGARFPLEAGEADLLPQVSGEARRALPVIAAARARGVELATVDAPRSRAVRVRAVGRPTVLVLGRDQDAGLADWTQLAGSGLVESTGAREVDLRFRGNPVLRGFPKATGGGNGETR